In Aliiglaciecola sp. LCG003, a genomic segment contains:
- the ftsE gene encoding cell division ATP-binding protein FtsE: MIKFDKVSKTYAGGQQALRKVSFHIEPGEMAFLTGHSGAGKSTLLKLISIMERPTVGQVLINGHDLNKIQRRQIAYIRRDIGMIFQSHQLLMDKTVFDNVALPLVIEGYSHKEITKRVHAALEMVGLRDKIRNLPIMLSGGEQQRVGIARAVVNKPPLLLADEPTGNLDPKLSMEIIRLFEDFNQAGVSVFIATHDLGLIARMKYRTLTLKQGQMITDGLTDEWDGTSPKEYSL; this comes from the coding sequence GTGATAAAGTTTGACAAAGTAAGCAAAACTTATGCTGGTGGCCAACAGGCGCTGCGTAAGGTGAGTTTTCACATTGAGCCAGGCGAAATGGCCTTTCTCACCGGCCACTCTGGGGCGGGCAAAAGTACATTGCTCAAGCTGATTAGCATTATGGAGCGTCCAACTGTAGGACAGGTTCTGATCAACGGTCACGATCTGAATAAGATCCAGCGCCGACAAATTGCTTACATCAGGCGCGATATTGGAATGATTTTCCAAAGTCACCAATTATTGATGGATAAAACAGTATTCGACAATGTCGCCTTACCATTAGTTATTGAAGGCTATTCACACAAAGAAATCACCAAACGAGTGCACGCAGCGCTTGAGATGGTGGGGCTCAGAGATAAGATCCGCAACCTACCGATTATGCTATCCGGTGGTGAGCAACAGCGGGTTGGAATCGCCCGTGCCGTGGTAAACAAACCTCCGCTATTGTTGGCCGATGAGCCCACCGGAAACTTAGACCCGAAACTATCGATGGAAATTATTCGCTTGTTTGAAGACTTTAATCAAGCAGGCGTATCAGTGTTTATTGCTACCCATGATCTTGGCTTGATTGCACGCATGAAGTACCGCACCCTAACCCTCAAGCAAGGCCAAATGATCACAGATGGTTTAACCGATGAATGGGACGGGACATCACCCAAGGAGTACAGTCTCTAA
- the sfsA gene encoding DNA/RNA nuclease SfsA translates to MQFQTPLIKGTLIKRYKRFLADIELENGELVTAYCPNTGAMTGCAEPGYTVWLSPSTNPKRKLGYTWELAQTFGGDWIGVNTHNANKLVSEAINDNRISELSGYSSCTAEVKYGAENSRIDLLLQSEDRADCYVEVKSVTLARGQDGFFPDAKTARGSKHLRELMQIVEQQKRAVLLYCVQHSAISTVRVAAEIDPEYAQTLHTAKQVGVEIYAYGCHISQQKVELNQELKFICKKKG, encoded by the coding sequence ATGCAGTTCCAGACACCACTTATCAAGGGCACACTGATAAAACGCTATAAAAGATTTTTAGCCGATATTGAGTTAGAGAATGGAGAACTGGTCACTGCCTATTGCCCCAATACAGGTGCCATGACGGGCTGCGCTGAACCCGGATATACAGTTTGGTTGAGCCCTTCAACTAACCCTAAACGTAAACTTGGCTATACTTGGGAGTTAGCACAAACCTTTGGTGGTGATTGGATTGGGGTAAATACCCATAACGCCAATAAGCTGGTTAGCGAAGCCATAAATGACAATCGCATTAGCGAACTCAGTGGCTATTCCAGTTGTACAGCAGAAGTGAAATACGGTGCGGAAAATAGTCGCATCGATCTGCTGCTCCAAAGCGAAGATCGAGCAGATTGTTATGTCGAGGTTAAATCTGTCACTTTAGCAAGAGGGCAAGATGGCTTTTTCCCCGATGCCAAAACGGCGCGGGGAAGTAAACATTTACGGGAGTTAATGCAGATTGTCGAACAACAAAAACGCGCTGTTTTACTCTATTGCGTACAACATTCTGCTATCAGTACAGTGCGGGTCGCAGCAGAGATAGATCCGGAATATGCTCAGACTTTACACACAGCTAAACAAGTAGGAGTGGAAATTTACGCTTATGGCTGCCATATTAGTCAACAAAAAGTCGAGCTAAATCAAGAGTTAAAATTCATTTGCAAAAAAAAGGGTTGA
- the rsmD gene encoding 16S rRNA (guanine(966)-N(2))-methyltransferase RsmD yields the protein MKRGVKKHSSPTGVLRIISGKWRGRKLAVIDVEGLRPTTDRTKETLYNWLMPYLTDSSCLDMFAGSGSLGLEALSRYAAHVTFIEQNKAACEVIRTNLKTLSVSADAAVVLHGDALTLSAKLQNNFNIIFIDPPFNQGLVAKSISQLVAAELVNSGSLIYIECERENANYAVPANWQCIKDKQTQQVSSRVFQVTALNQD from the coding sequence ATGAAGCGAGGCGTAAAAAAGCATTCTTCCCCAACAGGGGTACTGAGGATCATCAGTGGCAAGTGGCGTGGCCGTAAATTAGCGGTAATCGATGTCGAGGGTCTTCGGCCGACGACAGATCGAACGAAGGAAACCTTGTATAATTGGTTGATGCCTTATTTGACTGACAGTAGCTGTTTGGACATGTTCGCAGGTAGCGGAAGTTTGGGTCTCGAAGCCTTGTCTCGATATGCCGCACATGTCACTTTCATCGAACAAAATAAAGCGGCATGCGAGGTCATCCGAACTAACCTCAAAACCCTGTCGGTTTCAGCCGATGCTGCCGTTGTCCTGCATGGTGATGCGCTTACACTAAGCGCCAAGTTACAAAATAATTTCAACATCATTTTTATCGATCCGCCCTTCAACCAAGGGCTAGTAGCGAAATCTATTAGCCAATTAGTGGCGGCCGAATTGGTCAATTCAGGCAGTCTAATTTATATCGAATGTGAAAGAGAAAATGCCAATTATGCGGTGCCAGCCAATTGGCAGTGTATTAAGGACAAACAAACCCAGCAAGTCAGTAGCCGTGTTTTTCAAGTAACTGCGCTAAACCAAGATTAG
- a CDS encoding YjaG family protein → MNTKLNTFQRVRELTGWHAVAFAATLVQRMQPNYQLFCQATEYSDAEQFRKSLESIWQWLGRSGTKINFALQLDKVEEATPDAADFDNYGVYPAIDAAISLAATISLIMNDEPQGAVMVSKLSQGCVEAFVEAVAGESLSAEEIKQHPLMAWEVEFQTELLDALHNMSPSSDSIKLLKKLAVEEGVSNIGIEI, encoded by the coding sequence GTGAACACTAAGCTAAACACCTTTCAACGAGTTCGAGAACTTACCGGTTGGCATGCGGTGGCATTTGCAGCCACCTTAGTACAGCGTATGCAACCCAATTATCAGCTTTTTTGTCAAGCGACGGAATATTCCGATGCCGAACAGTTTCGAAAATCATTGGAATCTATTTGGCAGTGGTTAGGCCGTAGCGGAACGAAAATTAATTTTGCTTTGCAACTGGATAAAGTTGAAGAGGCGACTCCGGATGCCGCAGATTTTGATAATTATGGTGTCTATCCTGCAATTGACGCAGCAATCTCCTTGGCGGCGACTATATCATTGATTATGAACGACGAGCCGCAAGGTGCCGTAATGGTCAGTAAACTCTCGCAAGGCTGTGTGGAAGCCTTTGTAGAGGCTGTCGCGGGTGAATCCTTGTCGGCAGAAGAGATTAAACAACATCCTTTGATGGCCTGGGAAGTTGAATTTCAAACTGAGCTATTAGACGCTTTACACAATATGTCCCCCTCATCTGACAGTATCAAGCTGCTTAAAAAGCTGGCCGTTGAAGAAGGTGTTTCCAATATAGGCATCGAAATCTAA
- the pepB gene encoding aminopeptidase PepB, which produces MPHLLVELSYQTAAHHWGDPALLSFDADKATIHLDPNQSSDEQNMAIQKAARKIDGLDLQGIKFAGEWQLEQQWMFAFSFRRPRNAQPVVWLDNDDKETLEQRYAALEFTRDMVNATPEELSPEALAKRSIDWITSLAKDAVSVKQWVGEELADAGWTGIYNVGRGSVRPPVLLELDFNPGLNDQEPVAAALVGKGITFDSGGYSIKSSEGMLNMKCDMGGAATVTGALGLAIMQGLNKRVKLFLCCAENLISGHAYKLGDVLTYKNGVSVEIVNTDAEGRLVLADGLLAASETKAPIIIDAATLTGAAVAATGGDYNALFALDKAALKNFMGCSEQENEMVWPLPLEIWHQDKCPSNFADTANSRAQKGGGAGGASNAAGFLSRFVANQGDGWVHVDLAAAYNSNANAFLPAGATGIGFRGIAKVLLDA; this is translated from the coding sequence ATGCCACATCTTTTAGTCGAACTCAGTTATCAAACTGCAGCACATCATTGGGGCGACCCTGCTCTGCTTAGCTTTGACGCAGACAAAGCCACTATTCACCTGGACCCAAATCAATCGTCTGACGAGCAAAATATGGCGATTCAAAAAGCAGCTAGAAAGATAGATGGATTAGATTTACAAGGCATTAAATTTGCGGGTGAATGGCAATTAGAGCAGCAATGGATGTTCGCCTTTAGTTTCCGTAGGCCCCGTAATGCACAGCCAGTTGTGTGGCTAGACAACGACGATAAGGAAACTTTAGAACAGCGCTATGCTGCTCTAGAGTTCACCCGTGACATGGTCAATGCCACGCCAGAAGAACTCTCGCCAGAAGCCCTGGCTAAACGCAGTATAGATTGGATCACTTCGTTGGCTAAAGACGCGGTAAGCGTCAAACAATGGGTTGGCGAAGAACTGGCTGACGCTGGTTGGACGGGGATTTACAATGTCGGCCGAGGCAGTGTTAGACCACCGGTATTGCTAGAACTAGATTTCAATCCTGGTTTGAACGATCAAGAACCAGTGGCCGCTGCACTGGTTGGAAAAGGGATTACCTTTGATAGCGGTGGCTACAGCATTAAAAGCAGCGAAGGCATGCTCAATATGAAATGTGACATGGGGGGCGCTGCAACTGTAACTGGCGCACTCGGTTTGGCGATAATGCAAGGTTTGAATAAACGGGTTAAATTGTTTCTATGCTGTGCGGAAAACCTGATTAGTGGCCATGCCTATAAACTTGGCGACGTACTAACTTATAAAAATGGTGTGTCGGTAGAAATAGTCAACACTGATGCCGAAGGCCGACTCGTTCTGGCGGATGGTTTGTTAGCCGCAAGCGAAACCAAAGCCCCAATTATCATAGATGCAGCGACACTTACTGGCGCCGCTGTTGCTGCTACTGGTGGTGATTACAACGCCTTGTTCGCCTTAGATAAAGCCGCTTTGAAAAACTTTATGGGTTGCTCAGAGCAAGAAAATGAAATGGTCTGGCCGCTACCTCTTGAAATCTGGCATCAAGACAAATGTCCTTCAAATTTTGCAGACACGGCTAACAGTCGAGCGCAAAAAGGAGGTGGCGCAGGCGGTGCATCCAATGCAGCTGGATTCCTGTCTCGTTTTGTAGCCAATCAAGGCGATGGGTGGGTACATGTGGATTTGGCAGCCGCATACAACTCAAATGCTAATGCTTTCTTACCTGCAGGTGCCACAGGCATTGGTTTCCGTGGAATTGCCAAAGTGCTACTTGACGCTTAA
- a CDS encoding helix-turn-helix domain-containing protein produces MSLMSVTEVAEFLGVQELRVERLERESLLISKDKDAEGKPLFDKSDVEKYKEFAERIGGI; encoded by the coding sequence ATGAGTTTGATGTCAGTAACAGAAGTCGCTGAGTTTTTGGGCGTACAAGAGCTACGTGTAGAGAGATTGGAACGAGAGAGCCTACTTATATCTAAAGACAAAGATGCCGAGGGTAAGCCTTTGTTCGACAAATCTGATGTTGAAAAATACAAAGAATTTGCAGAACGCATTGGTGGTATTTAA
- a CDS encoding HDOD domain-containing protein produces MFAFVARQPILDREKDVFAYELLFRDGIKNCFPEYNIDADEPSTANYSPQKLALDDISCQKTSFINFTNETLYKGLPKSLDPKTVVVEVSDGDVGDMNLVKACENIREMGFQIALAEPKLTTSSDLLNLVNIVKIDTLRHAIPSIAKQVPRFNNANVKMVADNVNTQQSFQQFSEMGFDYFQGYFFSKPESFTQSPLPVNKLSMIELISETNNDNFAIDRVNDIIERDVGLSYMLLRFINNPMINKRFKITSLKHALNYMGEVEVKKFIALLAIANLADDKPMELLHMSLVRAKFCDLLAKERKVGDNPPTGFMTGLFSLLDALLDQEMQQLVTKMPIVDEVKFALCGGQNDLLLYIMLARAFESGTWLKVKRICDALKLEQKFVHGLFNEAILWGNGVRHSISPHYPRTVA; encoded by the coding sequence ATGTTTGCTTTCGTCGCTCGGCAACCGATATTAGACAGAGAAAAGGATGTGTTTGCCTATGAGCTGCTATTTAGAGACGGTATAAAGAACTGCTTTCCAGAATATAATATAGATGCTGATGAACCATCAACGGCGAATTATTCGCCGCAAAAACTCGCCCTTGACGATATTTCTTGTCAGAAGACTTCCTTCATCAACTTTACTAATGAAACCTTGTACAAAGGCCTTCCGAAAAGTTTAGACCCTAAAACGGTGGTAGTTGAAGTATCCGATGGCGACGTAGGAGACATGAATCTCGTCAAAGCCTGTGAAAACATTCGTGAAATGGGTTTTCAGATCGCCTTAGCCGAACCTAAATTAACCACCAGCAGTGATCTACTCAATTTAGTCAATATCGTCAAAATTGATACCTTGCGTCACGCTATTCCGAGTATTGCTAAGCAAGTACCGCGCTTTAATAACGCAAACGTTAAAATGGTAGCAGACAACGTTAATACTCAGCAGAGCTTTCAACAATTTAGTGAAATGGGTTTTGATTATTTTCAAGGTTATTTCTTTTCCAAGCCTGAGTCCTTTACCCAATCTCCCCTGCCTGTAAACAAACTGTCAATGATTGAACTCATTAGTGAGACCAATAATGATAATTTTGCAATCGATCGGGTCAATGACATCATTGAGCGGGATGTGGGTCTATCGTATATGTTATTGCGTTTCATCAATAACCCCATGATCAACAAGCGCTTTAAAATTACCTCTTTAAAACATGCGTTAAATTACATGGGTGAAGTGGAGGTTAAGAAATTTATAGCCCTGCTGGCAATTGCAAATTTAGCGGATGACAAACCGATGGAATTACTCCATATGTCTTTGGTACGGGCTAAATTTTGTGATTTGTTAGCCAAAGAGCGTAAGGTGGGTGACAATCCACCCACTGGCTTTATGACTGGGTTGTTTTCCTTACTGGATGCATTACTAGACCAAGAAATGCAGCAATTGGTCACAAAAATGCCAATTGTTGATGAAGTGAAATTTGCTTTATGCGGCGGCCAGAACGATTTGCTACTTTACATTATGTTAGCCAGAGCATTTGAAAGTGGTACCTGGCTGAAAGTAAAACGTATCTGTGATGCCCTCAAGCTGGAGCAAAAGTTTGTACATGGTTTATTCAATGAAGCGATTTTGTGGGGTAACGGCGTCAGACATTCCATTTCGCCGCATTATCCAAGAACCGTCGCTTAA
- a CDS encoding YhgN family NAAT transporter: MDIWSAAVMLFLIMDPLGNLPIFMSILKSIEPKRRRIVLARELIFSLLIMFLFLFSGQAVLDFLNVKQQAVSIAGGIILFLIAIRMIFPQKGHHDDDIGEQEPFIVPLAIPMIAGPSLLAALILLANQDPLRMFDWSIAVASAWLASAAILMFSGLLFKILGERGLIAIERLMGMILIMLAIQMFLDGVGNYYAFGASK; encoded by the coding sequence ATGGATATTTGGTCTGCGGCAGTCATGTTATTTTTAATTATGGACCCTTTGGGAAACCTGCCAATATTTATGTCTATTCTGAAATCCATAGAGCCTAAGCGTCGTCGAATTGTGCTGGCAAGAGAGCTGATATTTTCTCTGCTAATTATGTTTTTGTTTTTATTTAGTGGTCAGGCAGTGCTTGATTTTCTCAACGTCAAACAACAAGCAGTAAGCATTGCCGGTGGAATTATCCTATTCCTGATTGCCATACGGATGATCTTTCCGCAAAAGGGGCATCATGACGATGACATAGGAGAGCAGGAACCTTTTATTGTACCTTTGGCGATCCCGATGATTGCCGGCCCATCTTTGCTAGCCGCATTGATTCTATTGGCCAATCAGGATCCGTTAAGAATGTTTGATTGGTCGATTGCCGTGGCATCAGCATGGCTGGCATCGGCTGCTATTCTAATGTTTTCAGGGTTATTGTTTAAAATTTTAGGTGAGCGTGGGTTAATTGCTATTGAACGTTTGATGGGTATGATTTTAATCATGCTAGCCATTCAAATGTTTCTTGATGGCGTGGGTAATTATTATGCGTTTGGAGCGAGTAAGTGA
- the gluQRS gene encoding tRNA glutamyl-Q(34) synthetase GluQRS, producing the protein MQPTSSYIGRFAPSPSGPLHMGSLVTALGGFLQAKVHNGIWRLRIDDIDPPRIVPGAVESIQSSLIAHGLLWQDEVVMQSHNQQRYQKALHQLSESGLVYFCECTRQQIKAKGPYYAGTCKYKTNLTPPYSVRFNNPGGVCSIEDNRLGTVSTDPVATGEDFIVKRKDGLYAYHLASVADDIAMGITEIVRGEDLLLPTACQWSLFRALQKTPPQCMHLPLVTFADGRKFSKQNYAPALDNNCAAQNLTEALSYLNLQVPVEIVHSGVNEVLHWAIEKWHTKHFC; encoded by the coding sequence ATGCAACCAACCTCTTCATACATAGGTAGATTCGCTCCTAGCCCCTCCGGCCCTCTGCATATGGGATCATTGGTGACAGCGCTGGGTGGTTTTCTGCAAGCTAAAGTTCACAATGGTATATGGCGACTTAGAATAGATGATATCGATCCGCCACGAATTGTGCCTGGCGCAGTTGAGTCTATTCAAAGCAGCTTAATTGCCCACGGTTTGCTATGGCAGGATGAGGTTGTTATGCAAAGCCATAATCAGCAACGCTATCAGAAAGCTTTACATCAACTTAGCGAATCAGGTTTAGTCTATTTTTGTGAATGCACTCGTCAGCAAATCAAAGCTAAAGGGCCCTACTATGCTGGAACTTGCAAATATAAAACCAACCTAACTCCTCCCTATTCTGTGCGCTTTAACAACCCCGGTGGCGTCTGCTCAATTGAGGATAATAGACTTGGGACAGTTTCCACCGACCCAGTGGCCACAGGAGAAGACTTCATTGTGAAGCGGAAAGATGGCCTCTATGCCTATCATCTGGCTTCAGTCGCAGATGATATTGCCATGGGTATAACCGAAATTGTCAGGGGCGAAGACTTACTGTTACCGACAGCATGCCAATGGAGTTTATTTCGAGCGCTACAAAAAACACCTCCGCAATGCATGCATTTGCCGCTAGTTACCTTTGCAGATGGCCGTAAGTTTAGTAAGCAAAATTACGCACCAGCGCTGGATAACAACTGTGCAGCTCAGAATCTAACTGAAGCATTGAGTTACCTAAATCTTCAGGTTCCAGTTGAAATCGTTCACTCAGGCGTCAATGAAGTATTACACTGGGCAATAGAAAAATGGCATACAAAGCATTTTTGCTGA
- the ftsY gene encoding signal recognition particle-docking protein FtsY, with amino-acid sequence MSKFFRWFNKSKEEQQETPTQSDALPDDKTLPVEQKPTSNQPQERQDDAVEVESTQESIAEVVVQQPVDVQADIAAELTADLTEVNPQVNLTVDTEKPLTDTLREPEPEPEPEPEPEPEPEPEPEPEPEPEPEPEPEGFFTRLKRGLSRTKENLGSGIISLFKGKAIDDELFEELETQLLVADLGMDTTNKIITKLTESAKRSQLKDGDALYQLLKQQMADILGKTSQPLAIEKSDGPFVILMVGVNGVGKTTTIGKLAKQFQQQGKKVMLAAGDTFRAAAVEQLQVWGERNNIPVVAQQTGSDSASVIFDAFQSAQAKNIDILIADTAGRLQNKEHLMEELKKVVRVMKKIHPDAPHEIMLTLDAGTGQNAISQTKLFNEAVGLTGITLTKLDGTAKGGVIFAIADKFDIPIRYIGVGEGIDDLRPFDSAQFVEALFQDGETSPQ; translated from the coding sequence ATGTCTAAATTTTTCCGTTGGTTTAATAAAAGCAAAGAAGAACAGCAGGAAACGCCCACCCAAAGTGACGCGTTGCCAGATGATAAGACGCTGCCTGTTGAACAAAAGCCCACTTCTAATCAACCGCAAGAGCGACAAGATGATGCAGTTGAAGTTGAATCAACCCAAGAATCCATAGCCGAAGTAGTTGTGCAACAGCCTGTTGATGTGCAGGCGGATATTGCAGCAGAACTGACTGCTGATTTAACTGAAGTGAATCCACAAGTAAATTTAACCGTGGACACAGAAAAACCCCTAACAGACACTCTTAGAGAGCCAGAGCCAGAGCCAGAGCCAGAGCCAGAGCCAGAGCCAGAGCCAGAGCCAGAGCCAGAGCCAGAGCCAGAGCCAGAGCCAGAGCCAGAGCCAGAGGGGTTTTTCACTCGTCTCAAGCGTGGCTTATCGCGAACTAAAGAAAACCTCGGTAGTGGGATTATCAGTCTATTCAAAGGTAAAGCCATTGATGATGAGTTGTTCGAAGAGCTTGAAACCCAATTGCTGGTTGCTGATTTGGGGATGGATACCACCAACAAAATTATTACTAAACTGACCGAGAGTGCTAAACGTTCCCAACTCAAAGATGGTGATGCGCTCTATCAATTGTTGAAGCAGCAAATGGCGGATATATTGGGCAAAACCAGTCAACCGCTGGCTATTGAGAAAAGTGACGGCCCTTTTGTCATATTGATGGTCGGTGTGAACGGGGTGGGTAAAACCACCACAATCGGTAAGTTAGCCAAGCAATTTCAGCAGCAAGGTAAAAAAGTGATGTTAGCGGCCGGTGATACTTTCCGCGCGGCGGCGGTTGAACAATTGCAGGTTTGGGGAGAACGCAACAATATACCTGTTGTGGCACAGCAGACAGGTTCAGACAGCGCTTCGGTTATTTTTGATGCGTTTCAATCTGCCCAAGCGAAGAATATAGATATCTTGATTGCTGATACTGCTGGTCGTTTGCAAAACAAAGAGCATTTGATGGAAGAGCTTAAAAAAGTGGTACGGGTGATGAAGAAAATCCATCCAGATGCCCCTCATGAAATCATGCTAACCTTGGACGCAGGCACTGGCCAAAATGCGATAAGCCAAACTAAACTATTTAATGAAGCTGTGGGTTTGACTGGGATAACCTTAACTAAATTAGATGGTACCGCTAAAGGTGGCGTTATATTTGCCATTGCTGATAAATTTGACATTCCTATCCGCTACATAGGTGTAGGGGAAGGCATAGATGATTTAAGGCCTTTTGACAGTGCCCAGTTCGTTGAAGCATTGTTTCAAGATGGTGAGACTAGTCCTCAGTAG
- the dksA gene encoding RNA polymerase-binding protein DksA translates to MPTGKEKALGLMALAGLTPYQEKPGEEYMNEAQMEHFRKILSAWRSQLREEVDRTVHHMQDEAANFPDPVDRAAQEEEFSLELRTRDRERKLIKKIEKTLKRIEDDDFGFCDACGIEIGVRRLEARPTADLCIDCKTLAEIKEKQLQG, encoded by the coding sequence ATGCCAACAGGAAAAGAAAAAGCATTAGGGTTAATGGCACTCGCTGGTTTGACTCCATATCAGGAAAAACCTGGCGAAGAATACATGAACGAAGCTCAGATGGAGCATTTTCGTAAAATTTTGTCTGCATGGCGTTCGCAACTACGTGAAGAAGTTGACCGCACTGTGCACCATATGCAAGATGAAGCAGCTAACTTCCCTGATCCAGTCGATCGTGCTGCTCAAGAAGAAGAGTTTAGTCTTGAACTTCGTACCCGCGACCGCGAGCGGAAGTTGATCAAAAAGATAGAGAAAACCCTAAAACGTATTGAAGATGACGACTTCGGGTTTTGTGATGCCTGTGGAATCGAAATTGGTGTACGCCGCCTTGAAGCGCGCCCTACTGCCGATTTATGTATCGATTGTAAAACACTTGCTGAGATCAAAGAAAAACAATTGCAGGGCTAA
- the ftsX gene encoding permease-like cell division protein FtsX, translated as MSILFTGRSHGAQTTQVGLVQRILMFFVSHVRQALSSLGELWRAPVASLMTIGVLGLSITLPSTFYILVKNAEHIADGWEQASEITLFLQKDIKPKDSAQLVTRLGLWSEIDSVSFIPADQGLKEFQQLSGLGDALDYLSENPLPDVVLVKPLAKYSSPTAAKLLLEKLRNERFVEQGKLDIKWLERLHGFLSIAKELIYAVALLLFLAVVLIIGNTIRLNILSRRDEILVMKLVGATDAFIHRPFMYTGFWYGLLGGLMAWFAVLILLWWMGGSIDALTAKYDKNFDLTGMNLEALLVMLGVSVFLGLAGSMISVHRHVRGIEPK; from the coding sequence ATGAGTATTCTGTTTACGGGCCGTTCTCATGGCGCACAAACCACTCAAGTCGGGCTTGTACAGCGCATCTTAATGTTTTTTGTTAGTCATGTGCGTCAAGCGCTTAGCAGCCTAGGCGAGTTGTGGCGAGCCCCTGTGGCATCTTTAATGACTATAGGGGTGTTGGGGCTGAGTATAACCTTACCCAGCACCTTTTATATTCTGGTCAAAAATGCTGAGCATATTGCTGATGGGTGGGAGCAAGCATCTGAGATTACCTTGTTCTTGCAAAAAGACATTAAACCAAAAGATAGCGCTCAACTGGTCACACGACTGGGTCTGTGGTCTGAAATTGACAGCGTAAGCTTTATTCCTGCAGACCAAGGTCTCAAAGAGTTTCAACAGCTATCAGGCTTAGGGGACGCGTTAGATTACCTATCTGAAAACCCGCTACCCGATGTGGTGCTGGTTAAACCTCTTGCGAAATATAGCTCGCCGACGGCCGCTAAGCTGTTGCTCGAAAAACTGCGCAATGAGCGGTTCGTTGAACAAGGAAAATTGGATATTAAGTGGCTTGAAAGATTGCATGGTTTCTTGTCTATAGCTAAAGAGCTGATATATGCAGTTGCCTTGCTATTATTTCTAGCAGTTGTGCTGATCATTGGCAACACCATCAGATTGAATATTCTCAGTCGTCGCGACGAAATATTGGTCATGAAGCTAGTGGGGGCAACGGATGCTTTTATCCATCGTCCGTTTATGTATACCGGCTTCTGGTATGGTTTGTTGGGCGGCTTGATGGCGTGGTTCGCGGTCCTAATCTTACTTTGGTGGATGGGCGGCAGTATCGATGCACTCACGGCTAAATATGACAAAAATTTCGATCTCACTGGTATGAATCTAGAAGCCTTGCTAGTGATGTTGGGGGTCTCCGTATTTTTAGGTTTAGCAGGCTCGATGATTTCAGTTCACCGCCATGTTAGAGGTATTGAGCCAAAATAA